One part of the Dioscorea cayenensis subsp. rotundata cultivar TDr96_F1 chromosome 2, TDr96_F1_v2_PseudoChromosome.rev07_lg8_w22 25.fasta, whole genome shotgun sequence genome encodes these proteins:
- the LOC120275137 gene encoding membrane protein PM19L-like, protein MARTVGRNVAVPLLFLNLIMYIIVVGFASWNLNHFINGQTNHPGVPGNGATFYFLVFAILAGVVGVASKLSGANHVRVWRNVSLASASSSSVIAWAITALAFGLACKEIHVGGYRGWRLRVLEAFIIILTFSQLIYVLLLHAGMFSGKYGPGYRDPDTYGMGAGQGGEPIKVGETGTRI, encoded by the exons ATGGCTAGGACTGTGGGGAGAAATGTGGCAGTACCACTCCTGTTCTTAAACTTAATCATGTACATCATAGTGGTAGGTTTTGCAAGCTGGAACCTCAACCATTTTATCAATGGCCAGACAAATCATCCAG gAGTTCCTGGGAATGGAGCAACATTCTACTTCCTTGTGTTTGCAATCCTGGCTGGAGTTGTTGGAGTGGCTTCCAAGCTGTCTGGTGCAAACCATGTGAGAGTTTGGCGCAATGTCAGCCTTGCTTCTGCTTCTTCATCATCAGTTATTGCATGGGCTATCACTGCTTTGGCTTTTGG GTTGGCATGCAAGGAAATTCATGTTGGAGGGTATAGAGGATGGAGACTAAGGGTTTTGGAGGCATTTATTATAATACTAACTTTCAGTCAGTTGATCTATGTGTTGTTGTTGCATGCTGGCATGTTTAGTGGTAAGTATGGACCAGGATATAGAGATCCAGACACTTATGGAATGGGTGCTGGTCAGGGTGGTGAGCCAATTAAGGTTGGTGAGACTGGGACAAGAATCTAG